In the genome of Treponema pedis, one region contains:
- the fliE gene encoding flagellar hook-basal body complex protein FliE → MINQVNAAHVYKVPGLLEVPQVGSVITDNFRSRMVSDTDMIELAVNKPAASFEQLILKAFDDVNSKQIKMNELSEQMIIDPDSVDVHDITIGMAQANLSLKLAQTVIDRLVKSWNDITTTR, encoded by the coding sequence ATGATAAATCAAGTTAATGCGGCGCATGTTTATAAGGTGCCGGGACTTTTGGAAGTTCCTCAAGTCGGTTCCGTCATTACGGATAATTTTAGAAGCCGAATGGTTTCCGATACCGATATGATTGAGCTTGCCGTAAATAAACCTGCGGCAAGTTTTGAGCAGTTAATTTTAAAAGCCTTTGATGATGTTAATTCAAAGCAAATTAAAATGAATGAATTAAGCGAACAAATGATTATCGACCCCGATTCGGTCGATGTTCACGATATAACAATAGGAATGGCGCAGGCTAATTTATCGTTAAAGCTGGCGCAAACGGTTATCGATAGGCTTGTAAAAAGCTGGAACGATATAACTACAACGAGATAA
- the fliF gene encoding flagellar basal-body MS-ring/collar protein FliF, which produces MNEKIKNFTAKLGTLWGKWTGVQKGIIIGVAVLSLVLIVVLMRWSSKPTSVPVLDMAITDVDTRDRILLRLNEENVTPTVSSDGIISVSDEQTARRMRSILIREDLIPQNTSPWAIFDVERWTRTDFERKIDVRRAVIEEVKRHIKSLEDIDDASVVVNMPEKAVFASEQDPVTASIIIYPTPGSDILTQRKKVEGIQKILKLAVPGLLDENITIADNTGNILNDFEGLKDFDRLTMIEKQQKLIGKLEKEYAAQILAALQKIYGTDRVRDLNIKIDMDMSERSANTTKLLPTVIKEDNQETPYDDSEVVKSITVSSENANTIYEGTGINPEGPAGVDGNTPPSYKDAKNIVGRSTQTISKLNELVSSSQISEIFHPEIGRRTVSVNIDGSWQKKKDEKGNFIITNGRIEREYIEIPDADLKQVAKLVQDAIGFKISRKDSVTVSNIKIDRTNQFELEDNEYFKALQRQKIILISLAGVALVLLIFILYRIISRELERRKRLREEELIRQAQLERERQLYEAQLANADVSMTVEERKRLELQENAINIAREHPEDVALLIRTWLMEE; this is translated from the coding sequence ATGAACGAAAAGATAAAAAACTTTACGGCAAAACTCGGAACTCTTTGGGGAAAATGGACGGGAGTTCAAAAGGGAATCATTATCGGAGTTGCGGTGCTTTCTCTGGTTTTGATTGTTGTTCTTATGCGCTGGTCATCAAAACCGACTTCGGTGCCTGTTCTTGATATGGCAATAACCGACGTAGATACCCGCGACAGGATTCTTTTAAGATTAAATGAAGAAAACGTAACGCCTACCGTATCTTCGGACGGAATTATTTCCGTAAGCGATGAGCAAACCGCAAGACGTATGCGCTCCATTTTAATCCGCGAAGATTTGATTCCGCAAAACACAAGCCCTTGGGCAATCTTTGATGTCGAGCGCTGGACACGTACCGATTTTGAAAGAAAAATCGATGTGCGCCGGGCCGTTATCGAAGAGGTTAAACGGCATATAAAATCTTTAGAAGATATTGATGATGCAAGCGTTGTAGTTAATATGCCCGAAAAAGCGGTATTTGCTTCGGAACAGGACCCTGTAACGGCGAGTATTATTATTTATCCTACACCAGGAAGCGATATCCTTACTCAAAGAAAAAAAGTCGAAGGAATTCAAAAAATCCTTAAACTTGCAGTTCCGGGTCTTCTTGATGAAAATATTACAATTGCCGATAATACGGGAAATATTTTAAACGATTTTGAAGGCTTAAAAGACTTTGACCGCCTTACAATGATTGAAAAACAGCAAAAGCTTATAGGAAAACTTGAAAAAGAATATGCGGCTCAAATTTTAGCGGCTTTGCAAAAAATTTACGGTACCGACAGAGTGCGCGATTTAAACATTAAAATAGATATGGATATGTCGGAGCGCTCCGCAAATACTACAAAACTTTTGCCGACTGTTATAAAAGAAGATAATCAGGAAACTCCTTATGATGATTCGGAAGTTGTAAAATCGATTACCGTAAGCTCCGAAAATGCAAATACCATTTACGAAGGAACGGGAATAAATCCCGAAGGCCCTGCCGGTGTTGACGGAAATACTCCTCCGTCGTATAAAGATGCAAAAAATATTGTAGGGCGTTCGACTCAAACTATTTCAAAATTAAATGAACTTGTAAGCTCAAGTCAAATAAGTGAAATTTTTCATCCTGAAATCGGAAGACGTACGGTTTCCGTAAATATTGACGGCTCTTGGCAAAAGAAAAAAGACGAAAAAGGAAACTTTATAATTACAAACGGAAGAATTGAAAGAGAGTATATCGAAATACCCGATGCGGATTTAAAACAAGTAGCAAAACTTGTACAGGATGCCATAGGTTTTAAAATAAGCAGAAAGGATTCCGTAACGGTTTCGAATATTAAAATCGACAGAACCAATCAATTTGAACTTGAAGATAATGAATATTTTAAAGCGCTACAAAGACAAAAGATAATTTTAATTTCTCTTGCCGGTGTCGCCCTTGTTCTTTTAATATTTATTTTATATAGAATTATCAGCCGCGAACTTGAAAGACGGAAAAGACTCCGTGAAGAAGAACTTATACGTCAGGCACAGCTTGAACGCGAAAGGCAGTTATACGAAGCGCAATTGGCAAATGCCGATGTTTCAATGACGGTTGAAGAGCGTAAACGCTTGGAGCTTCAGGAAAATGCAATTAACATTGCGCGTGAACATCCTGAAGATGTAGCTCTTTTAATTAGAACTTGGCTGATGGAGGAATAA
- the fliG gene encoding flagellar motor switch protein FliG, with protein MAVAPAKERGSAKKGKDINSLTGRQKAAIFLVSLGGEISAKIMERLREDEVEKIVFEIARTETVDAELKDAVLQEFQDLMAAQNFITTGGIDYARDVLEKTFGSQKAIEIINRLTSSLQVRPFDFIRRTDPAHLLNFIQQEHPQTIALILAYLEPQKASVILQNLPDEIQSDVARRVATMDRTSPDVLREVERVLEKKLSTISSEDYTAAGGVDSIVEILNLVDRSSEKSIIESLEDEDPDLAEEIKKKMFVFEDIVMLDDRSIGKVLREVNNDEMAKALKQVDAEVQDKIFRNMSKRAGAMLREEMEYMGPIRVKDVEEAQQKIVSIIRHLEDKGEIVIARSEEDELI; from the coding sequence ATGGCTGTAGCACCTGCAAAAGAAAGAGGAAGCGCGAAAAAAGGAAAAGATATAAACTCTCTTACCGGAAGACAAAAGGCGGCAATCTTTTTGGTTTCCCTCGGAGGAGAAATTTCCGCAAAAATTATGGAGCGCCTGCGCGAAGATGAAGTTGAAAAAATAGTTTTTGAAATTGCAAGAACGGAAACCGTAGACGCGGAGTTAAAGGACGCCGTTCTTCAAGAGTTCCAAGACTTAATGGCGGCGCAAAACTTTATTACCACGGGAGGTATTGATTACGCACGCGATGTTTTGGAAAAAACTTTCGGAAGCCAAAAAGCAATTGAAATTATCAATAGGCTTACAAGCTCCCTGCAAGTGCGTCCCTTCGATTTTATAAGAAGAACCGACCCCGCGCACCTTTTAAACTTTATTCAGCAAGAACATCCGCAAACCATTGCTCTTATTCTTGCATACCTTGAACCGCAAAAGGCTTCGGTAATTTTGCAAAACCTTCCCGATGAAATTCAAAGCGATGTTGCGCGGCGTGTTGCAACTATGGACAGAACTTCTCCCGATGTTTTGCGCGAAGTGGAACGCGTTCTTGAAAAGAAACTTTCCACTATTTCAAGCGAAGACTATACGGCGGCCGGAGGCGTAGACAGTATCGTAGAAATTCTTAACCTTGTTGATCGCTCTTCCGAAAAATCCATTATAGAATCTCTTGAAGATGAAGATCCCGATTTGGCAGAAGAAATTAAGAAGAAAATGTTCGTATTTGAAGACATTGTTATGCTTGACGACAGGTCAATCGGTAAGGTTTTACGCGAAGTTAATAACGATGAAATGGCAAAGGCTCTTAAACAGGTTGACGCTGAAGTTCAAGATAAGATATTTAGAAATATGAGTAAGCGTGCGGGAGCTATGCTCCGTGAAGAAATGGAATATATGGGCCCGATACGTGTTAAAGATGTTGAAGAAGCTCAGCAAAAGATTGTGTCTATTATCCGTCATTTGGAAGATAAGGGTGAAATTGTTATTGCCCGCTCCGAAGAAGACGAGCTGATATAA
- the fliH gene encoding flagellar assembly protein FliH, translated as MAKTIFRGFEVNKKANDVVFLQLNKTFQNEPEEEIVEDVPVYEGPSIEDLKKEAEDFKIEWEKEKEQMFAEARAAADKIIKEAENAAFDEVKRQTDEAQVVSQKAKDEAKKIIAEAEASAKAIISDAQSNQASVNREGYQEGFSRGREEGYKEGDLEVKRLITRLQTIITKTMDRRQEILSETEQQIVDLVLLMTRKVVKVISENQRNVVVSNVVHALRKVKGRGDVIIRVNLADVGMTTEHTKNFISTAENIKNITVVEDSTVDQGGCIIETDFGAVDAKIASQLNELEQKILEISPIKTKIKTGNI; from the coding sequence ATGGCTAAAACTATTTTTAGAGGCTTTGAAGTAAATAAAAAAGCGAATGACGTTGTTTTTTTACAGCTTAATAAAACTTTTCAAAATGAACCCGAAGAAGAAATCGTTGAAGATGTTCCCGTGTATGAAGGGCCGTCTATTGAAGATTTAAAAAAGGAAGCTGAAGATTTTAAAATAGAATGGGAAAAGGAAAAAGAGCAAATGTTTGCCGAAGCACGGGCCGCCGCCGATAAGATCATTAAGGAAGCGGAAAATGCCGCCTTTGATGAAGTTAAAAGGCAAACCGATGAGGCTCAAGTTGTTTCTCAAAAAGCAAAAGATGAAGCTAAAAAAATTATTGCAGAAGCCGAAGCAAGCGCAAAGGCAATTATTTCCGACGCTCAAAGCAATCAGGCTTCGGTAAACAGGGAAGGGTATCAGGAAGGTTTTAGCCGCGGCAGGGAAGAAGGTTATAAAGAAGGAGATCTTGAAGTTAAGCGTTTAATAACAAGGCTTCAAACAATTATAACAAAAACAATGGATAGGCGTCAGGAAATTCTTTCCGAAACCGAACAGCAAATTGTAGATTTGGTCTTGCTAATGACGCGTAAAGTAGTAAAGGTAATTTCGGAAAACCAGCGCAATGTCGTAGTTTCAAATGTCGTACATGCTTTGAGGAAGGTAAAAGGGCGCGGAGACGTAATTATCCGCGTCAATCTTGCGGACGTCGGAATGACCACGGAACATACAAAGAATTTTATCTCGACGGCGGAAAATATAAAAAATATTACCGTTGTGGAAGATTCTACCGTAGACCAGGGCGGTTGTATTATCGAAACCGATTTCGGCGCGGTTGACGCAAAAATTGCAAGTCAGCTTAACGAACTCGAACAAAAGATTTTGGAAATATCTCCGATTAAAACTAAGATTAAAACCGGAAATATCTAG
- the flgB gene encoding flagellar basal body rod protein FlgB, producing the protein MGLNSFLRTTDILHRAMDVNTLRYNVTSNNLANSDVPNFKRTVVNFESELKRAFDSEKRADGAFQLATTHPLHIKSNDVIDYRTVEPRRVLDYLTEEKANGNNVNPEEEAMNVLKIQMQYQLLSMMTGFQYNQAQSVLK; encoded by the coding sequence ATGGGTCTAAACAGTTTTTTGCGTACAACGGATATTTTACACAGGGCAATGGACGTTAATACGCTTAGATACAATGTTACTTCAAATAATTTGGCTAATTCGGATGTGCCTAATTTTAAAAGAACCGTAGTTAATTTTGAATCCGAGTTAAAGCGCGCCTTTGACTCCGAAAAAAGAGCGGACGGAGCTTTTCAGCTTGCAACGACTCATCCTTTGCATATAAAGTCTAACGATGTAATTGATTATAGAACGGTTGAGCCGAGAAGGGTTTTGGATTATTTAACCGAAGAAAAAGCAAACGGTAATAACGTAAATCCTGAAGAAGAAGCGATGAACGTTTTAAAAATTCAAATGCAATATCAGCTTTTGAGTATGATGACCGGCTTTCAATATAATCAGGCTCAGTCGGTTTTAAAATAG
- a CDS encoding tyrosine recombinase XerC, giving the protein MEEADKIFEDYLTYTAGVRQFTKATINSYKNDLQIFKSWLKELNLKVFEVSASDIRIFAAELGDKKFAPASINRLLSVLRGFYKYAVRFNLTKVNPATGLRNLKIPLKLPVFMFPAQAQEFCALPENKNILWEARDAALFASLYSTGCRVSELAGLDIKDLDFSFSSAIVFGKGKKERKVFFADFAKDYLKIYLKERKMLLKKHQGEVQTGEDGKTRDALFLNKRGKPLTIRGIRYIINRYVEISPELKRLSPHAFRHSFASTLVTRGADIRVVQELLGHASVSTTQRYTHITAEQLHSLYKKAHPHS; this is encoded by the coding sequence ATGGAAGAAGCGGATAAAATTTTTGAAGACTATCTTACTTATACGGCAGGCGTAAGGCAGTTTACAAAGGCGACAATTAATTCTTATAAAAACGATTTACAAATTTTTAAATCGTGGCTTAAAGAATTAAATTTAAAAGTATTTGAAGTTTCCGCTTCCGATATAAGAATTTTTGCCGCTGAATTGGGAGATAAAAAATTTGCGCCCGCTTCAATTAACAGACTTCTTTCCGTTTTACGCGGGTTTTATAAATATGCGGTACGTTTTAATTTAACAAAGGTAAACCCTGCAACGGGATTACGTAATTTAAAAATACCTTTAAAACTTCCCGTGTTTATGTTTCCGGCTCAAGCTCAGGAGTTTTGCGCCCTGCCCGAAAACAAAAATATTTTATGGGAAGCAAGAGACGCCGCTTTGTTTGCATCTCTTTATTCTACAGGCTGCCGTGTTTCGGAGCTTGCAGGGTTGGATATAAAAGATTTGGATTTTTCTTTTTCTTCCGCAATAGTTTTCGGAAAAGGAAAAAAAGAGCGCAAGGTTTTTTTTGCGGACTTTGCAAAAGATTATTTAAAGATTTATTTAAAAGAGCGTAAAATGTTATTAAAAAAACATCAAGGCGAAGTGCAAACGGGTGAAGACGGAAAAACACGTGATGCGCTCTTTTTAAATAAGAGGGGAAAGCCTCTTACGATTCGCGGTATAAGGTATATAATTAACCGTTATGTGGAAATTTCGCCCGAATTAAAAAGACTTTCGCCTCACGCTTTTAGGCACAGTTTTGCTTCAACTCTTGTAACACGCGGTGCGGATATAAGAGTTGTGCAGGAACTTTTAGGACATGCAAGTGTTTCCACTACGCAAAGATACACTCATATTACTGCGGAACAGCTTCATTCGCTTTACAAAAAAGCTCATCCGCATTCGTAA
- the hslV gene encoding ATP-dependent protease subunit HslV, with product MKNKVRSTTVIAVRKNGKIVMAGDGQVTMGETVMKGNARKVRKIYDGKILTGFAGATADAFTLLEKFEVRVKEFSGDLTRSAVELAKDWRTDKMLKNLQALLLVADAKTTLLISGNGDVIEPEENILAIGSGGNYAYASALALMQNTELSAREIAEKSLAIAGKICIYTNGNIIMEEI from the coding sequence ATGAAAAACAAGGTAAGAAGTACTACGGTAATTGCCGTAAGAAAGAACGGAAAAATCGTAATGGCGGGAGACGGGCAAGTTACAATGGGTGAAACCGTTATGAAAGGAAATGCCAGAAAGGTTAGAAAAATTTATGACGGTAAAATACTTACAGGGTTTGCGGGTGCTACGGCGGACGCTTTTACTCTTTTGGAAAAATTTGAAGTTAGGGTAAAAGAATTTTCAGGCGATTTAACCCGTTCGGCGGTTGAGCTTGCAAAGGATTGGCGTACCGATAAAATGCTTAAAAACCTTCAAGCTCTCCTTTTGGTTGCCGATGCAAAGACCACTCTTTTAATTTCAGGAAACGGAGATGTTATAGAGCCTGAAGAAAATATTTTGGCAATCGGTTCTGGCGGGAATTACGCCTATGCCTCCGCCTTGGCTTTAATGCAAAACACGGAACTTTCCGCACGTGAAATTGCGGAAAAAAGTTTAGCTATTGCGGGAAAAATCTGTATTTATACAAACGGAAATATCATTATGGAGGAAATATAA
- the hslU gene encoding ATP-dependent protease ATPase subunit HslU — protein sequence MSIDLNVLTPKQTVEELDKYIIGQHKAKRAVAIALRNRMRRLQLPEEIRDEIAPKNILMIGPTGVGKTEIARRLAKLSGAPFLKVEATKYTEVGYVGRDVESMIRDLMAVGFNMVKSEMQESLKVQAEKNTEESLLDLLLPGSGKKTSSNANEAENVIPIKITVRKDGEPAIEKKAAVELVHEEDEKKENDMSGTREKFRIMLREKKLEDKMVEVTIQPSNMPPFEFFAGGSNMEDIENAMSNISSMMMGGSKPKRKNVSIKEAREIIMAEQLDRMVDRDKVSEEAKRRVEEMGIIFIDEIDKVASRSDRGGGPDVSREGVQRDILPIVEGSNVSTKYGVVDTTHILFIAAGAFSVSKPSDLIPEFQGRFPLRVELESLHAEDFKRILLEPKNALTRQYQELLKTEDVKIEFTEEAIDRMSFLAADVNSKNENIGARRLHTIMEMLVEDISFNASEMKGETVKIDVDYVDERLKGIVQDQDLSRYIL from the coding sequence ATGAGCATCGATTTAAACGTATTAACACCGAAACAAACTGTAGAAGAACTCGATAAATATATTATCGGTCAGCATAAGGCAAAGCGGGCGGTTGCAATTGCTTTGCGTAACAGAATGCGCCGGCTGCAATTGCCTGAAGAAATCAGAGATGAAATTGCGCCTAAAAATATTTTAATGATAGGACCTACAGGCGTAGGTAAAACCGAAATTGCAAGGCGGCTTGCAAAACTTTCGGGAGCTCCTTTTTTAAAAGTGGAAGCTACGAAATATACGGAAGTAGGTTATGTAGGCCGCGATGTCGAATCTATGATACGCGATTTAATGGCTGTCGGCTTTAATATGGTAAAAAGCGAAATGCAGGAATCCTTAAAAGTACAGGCGGAAAAAAACACCGAAGAATCCTTATTGGATTTACTTTTGCCCGGTTCCGGCAAAAAGACTTCTTCCAATGCAAACGAGGCTGAAAATGTTATTCCTATAAAAATTACGGTGCGTAAGGACGGCGAGCCTGCAATTGAAAAAAAAGCGGCGGTTGAGCTTGTGCATGAAGAAGATGAAAAAAAAGAAAACGATATGAGCGGTACCCGCGAAAAATTCCGTATAATGCTTAGAGAAAAAAAACTTGAAGATAAAATGGTTGAAGTTACAATTCAGCCTTCAAATATGCCTCCTTTTGAATTTTTTGCAGGCGGTTCCAATATGGAAGATATAGAAAATGCAATGAGCAATATTTCCAGTATGATGATGGGCGGTTCAAAACCTAAGCGAAAAAACGTAAGCATAAAAGAAGCCCGTGAAATTATTATGGCCGAACAGCTTGACCGTATGGTTGACCGCGATAAGGTAAGTGAAGAAGCTAAAAGGCGTGTAGAAGAAATGGGAATTATTTTTATAGATGAAATCGATAAGGTCGCTTCCCGCTCGGATAGGGGCGGCGGGCCCGACGTTTCGCGTGAGGGTGTTCAGCGGGATATCCTTCCCATCGTTGAAGGCTCAAATGTTTCCACAAAATACGGAGTGGTAGACACGACGCATATTCTTTTTATAGCCGCAGGTGCTTTCAGCGTTTCAAAGCCCAGCGATTTAATTCCGGAATTTCAAGGACGATTTCCCTTACGCGTGGAATTGGAATCGCTTCATGCGGAAGATTTTAAACGTATCTTACTTGAGCCTAAAAATGCCCTGACCAGACAATATCAGGAGCTTTTAAAAACCGAAGACGTAAAAATCGAATTTACCGAAGAGGCTATCGACAGAATGAGCTTTTTAGCGGCAGATGTAAATTCAAAAAACGAAAATATAGGAGCGAGAAGACTTCACACGATTATGGAAATGCTGGTTGAAGATATTTCTTTTAATGCAAGTGAAATGAAGGGGGAAACCGTAAAGATAGATGTGGACTATGTCGATGAAAGGCTTAAAGGAATCGTGCAGGACCAGGATTTGTCCAGGTACATATTGTAA
- the fliJ gene encoding flagellar export protein FliJ, with amino-acid sequence MKRFNFRLEKLLHLREFYERKAEIELAHAIAYLDSLKLALKNIASLYAQNSQKLNFDGSTVSIDELHSIQNCIIRLNKEKDELINKSVQAQIIIDEKRKIYIEAASKRKAISKLKEKKLEEWKKENIKAEDDFIDDLVTYKTAVTG; translated from the coding sequence ATGAAACGTTTTAATTTCCGGTTGGAAAAACTTTTACACTTGCGTGAATTTTATGAACGAAAAGCGGAAATTGAATTGGCACATGCGATTGCATACCTTGATTCATTAAAGCTTGCCTTAAAAAATATTGCAAGTTTATATGCTCAAAATTCTCAAAAACTTAATTTCGACGGAAGTACGGTTTCGATAGACGAATTACATTCGATTCAAAACTGTATTATACGCTTAAATAAAGAAAAAGACGAACTTATAAACAAGTCGGTACAAGCTCAAATTATTATAGATGAAAAACGTAAAATTTACATTGAAGCGGCATCGAAGCGTAAGGCAATTTCAAAATTAAAAGAAAAAAAACTTGAAGAATGGAAAAAAGAAAATATAAAAGCGGAAGATGATTTTATCGACGACCTTGTAACGTATAAAACGGCTGTAACTGGATAA
- the flgC gene encoding flagellar basal body rod protein FlgC, with product MGLFTSINIAATGMHAERLRTDVISNNIANASTTATQEGGAFKRSRVIVEQKKSGIDWMTPFVPQSIDRGVGEGVRVVSIEKDNSESRWVYAPTDPRAIKSGPRAGYVEYPNVSVVTEMVDLISASRAYEANLAVVQGAKDMFQKALDIAR from the coding sequence ATGGGGTTATTTACAAGTATAAATATCGCCGCAACAGGAATGCATGCGGAAAGATTGAGAACGGACGTTATTTCGAACAATATTGCAAATGCTTCTACAACGGCAACGCAGGAAGGCGGGGCTTTTAAAAGAAGCCGTGTAATTGTAGAGCAAAAAAAATCCGGTATTGATTGGATGACTCCCTTTGTTCCTCAATCTATTGATAGGGGTGTGGGAGAAGGCGTCAGAGTTGTTTCCATAGAAAAAGATAATTCAGAATCGCGATGGGTTTATGCTCCTACAGACCCCAGAGCAATTAAATCGGGGCCTCGTGCAGGATATGTGGAATATCCTAATGTAAGCGTTGTTACCGAAATGGTGGATTTAATTTCGGCTTCGCGTGCTTATGAAGCGAATCTTGCAGTTGTTCAAGGAGCAAAGGATATGTTTCAAAAAGCCTTGGATATTGCAAGGTAA
- the fliI gene encoding flagellar protein export ATPase FliI — MISIFDKYTNAVTETDPIKFTGRVVRVHGMLIESEGPVAVVGELCQIITDDKPKGLKAEVVGLNGNIVQLMSFTDVQGVKVGDVVIASGEILSIPVGNVLLGRVVDSLCQSADGKPEPYSDIRYPVTAPPPDPMKRKPIRQRIVTGIRAIDGLLAVGRGQRLGIFSGSGIGKSTLLGMIARNTNADVNVIALIGERGREVVDFIEHDLGPEGLKHSVIVTATSDQSPLARIRGAYTATAIAEYFRDRGKDVMLLFDSVTRFARAQREIGLAIGEPPATRGYTPSVFETMPKLLERSGTSDKGSITGFYTVLVDGDDMDEPISDTVRGILDGHIVLERRLAQRGQYPAINVLRSISRLANRVAGENTKKAVTKARNLLAAYTESEDMILVGAYQKGSDANIDDAIEHYPLIYDFLTQDVNDPAKLEDTLKKLSEITGIEIPDFECSEDALGRGAIKKYVQPSEAANLYGETAVDS, encoded by the coding sequence ATGATTAGTATTTTCGATAAATACACAAATGCGGTTACCGAAACCGACCCGATTAAATTTACAGGGCGGGTCGTGCGTGTGCACGGTATGCTGATTGAAAGCGAGGGGCCCGTTGCCGTTGTAGGAGAACTTTGCCAAATTATTACCGATGACAAACCTAAGGGCTTAAAGGCCGAAGTTGTAGGGTTAAACGGCAATATCGTTCAGCTTATGAGCTTTACCGACGTTCAGGGCGTAAAAGTAGGAGATGTCGTAATTGCTTCGGGAGAAATTTTATCAATTCCCGTAGGAAATGTTTTATTGGGCCGTGTCGTTGATTCTCTTTGTCAATCCGCCGACGGAAAACCCGAGCCTTATTCCGACATCAGATATCCCGTAACGGCTCCTCCCCCCGATCCTATGAAACGTAAACCCATTCGCCAAAGGATTGTTACGGGTATACGCGCAATTGACGGTCTTCTTGCAGTCGGACGGGGGCAGCGGCTTGGAATTTTTTCAGGCTCCGGTATCGGCAAATCTACCTTACTGGGAATGATTGCGCGGAACACCAATGCCGATGTAAATGTAATTGCGTTAATAGGCGAGCGCGGAAGAGAAGTCGTAGATTTTATAGAACATGATTTGGGGCCTGAAGGTTTAAAGCATTCCGTAATTGTTACGGCAACCTCCGACCAAAGTCCCCTGGCGAGAATAAGAGGAGCGTATACCGCAACTGCAATTGCCGAATATTTCCGTGACCGGGGAAAAGATGTTATGCTCTTATTCGATTCCGTTACCCGTTTTGCCCGCGCGCAACGTGAAATAGGTTTGGCAATCGGAGAGCCTCCCGCTACACGGGGCTATACGCCGAGCGTTTTTGAAACAATGCCTAAGCTCTTGGAGCGCAGCGGCACTTCCGATAAGGGCTCGATAACCGGTTTTTATACGGTGCTTGTTGACGGAGATGATATGGACGAGCCGATTTCCGATACCGTCCGCGGAATCCTTGACGGGCATATCGTTTTGGAACGCCGACTTGCCCAACGCGGTCAATACCCTGCAATAAATGTTTTAAGAAGCATTTCCCGTTTGGCGAATAGGGTTGCAGGTGAAAATACCAAAAAAGCCGTAACCAAAGCAAGAAATCTTTTGGCGGCTTATACCGAATCGGAAGATATGATTTTAGTAGGGGCTTATCAAAAAGGAAGCGATGCAAATATTGATGACGCAATAGAGCACTATCCCTTAATTTATGATTTTTTAACTCAAGATGTAAATGACCCCGCAAAGCTGGAAGACACATTAAAAAAGCTTTCGGAAATTACCGGGATAGAAATACCCGATTTTGAATGCAGTGAAGATGCTTTGGGAAGAGGTGCAATAAAAAAATATGTGCAGCCTTCCGAAGCCGCAAACTTGTATGGGGAAACGGCTGTTGACTCTTAA